The following nucleotide sequence is from Deltaproteobacteria bacterium.
AATAGCCGCGAGTACTTGGGATGTTAGTTATGTGTTAGATGCTGCGTGCTATGATGTCATAATTATAGAAACCGTTGGGGTTGGGCAGGTTGAGGTGGATGTCATGCGAGGGGTGGATGTTTGCGTAGTTGTATTAGTTCCAGGAATGGGAGACTCCATTCAGGCTCTTAAGGCAGGAATTATAGAAATTGCCGATGTGTTTGTGATTAACAAAGCTGATCGCGATGGCGCAAATGCTTTGGAGCGAGAGCTAAACATGGTTTTAAGTTTGGCCGATTCTATGCCTAAGGTCGAGATTGTAAAAACCTGCGCCACATCTGGTCAAGGAGTAGCCGATCTATTGCGAGCGAAAGATGAGTTTAGGAAAGCTGCGGCGAGTCTGGGTCTAAAGCAAAAAAAGCGAAAAGACTTTGCACGGAGTGTGCTATTTCAACAAATGTCTAGTTTGATACTAGCCGAAATCATGGCAATTGACGCGAACGATGTGCAGATAGAAGCCGGTGTTGAAAGAATAGTAAATGAGAGAGTAGCGCCGTTAATTGTCGCTAGAGATTTAGTGGCACGCTATAAGGCGCTGTGTGGATCGAGTTTATACAATCTACAAAAAGGATTTTTGTAAATTGTATAAACAGCAAGTGCTTACGCACTTGCCAATAAACAACAAATACCGTTTCCAAAAAGTAAGTTAAATATTTTATTTTTTGGAAACGGTTTAGGAGTTTAAGTTTAAAGTAATGCATGTGAATGAGAATTATGGGAAGCATATATCAACAAGAACATAAATCCCTTCAGGAGAGCATTAGGCGTTTTTCCGAAAAGCACATAACGCCGTTTGTTAGTTCCTGGGAAGAAGCGCATGGTTTTCCCTCTGCCTTGCTGGAGAAACTCGGAGAACAGGGTTTTTTGGGCATATTGGTTGAGGAAGGCTTGGGTGGTTGTGGTGGTGATTACATTATGGCGGGAGCCTGGTGTGAAGAGTTTGGCAAAATTCCCTCTGTTGGCCTTACAACCGCTGTTAATATGCATTCGTTGGTCATTACGCCGGCATTAGCTCAGCACGGAAGTGTAGAGGCGAAAAATATTTGGCTTACCAAAGCTTTAAAGGGGCAGGCGATAGGTGCATATGCCTTTACTGAGCCAGGGGCCGGTAGCGATTTAGCGATGATAAGAACCAAAGCCGTTAAAGATGGGGATTACTTTATAATTAATGGAGCTAAGACTTTTATTACCAATGGTGCGAGGGCTAACTTCGTTTTGCTGCTTACTAGGACAGATGCGAACAGAGGCTACGGAGGCTTTACGACATTTGTAGTAGATACTAGCCTTGCAGGATTTAAGGTGACAAAGACGCTTTCTAAGATGGGGTGGCATTGTTCCGATACGGCCGAACTGGCTTTCAATGATGTCAAAGTGCATAAATCTATGATTATTGGAACCTTAAACGATGGCTGGTATATAGCGATGAAGTCTTTAGAGTGGGAAAGGTTGATGTTGGCACTAACTGCTCTCGGTGGGGCGAGAGCCTGTTTAGAGAAGACCATTTCTTATGTAAATGACCGAATTGTTTTTGGTCGACCAGTTGCAAGTTATGACAACACGAGAGAGAAGCTTGCCGTTTTTTGGAGCAAGCTTAAATCGACTGAGGCGCTTTGCCATCGCTGTTTGAAGCTGCTAAATGCCAATAAGAACTGTCGCAAGGAAGTCAGCTTAGCAAAGCTCTTTGTCTGTGAGCTTGCCATTGATATAGCGGATTCCTGTTTGCAGATGCACGGCGGTTATGGTTATACCACCGAATTTATCGTCGAACGCTGGTTAAGAGATCTTCGC
It contains:
- the meaB gene encoding methylmalonyl Co-A mutase-associated GTPase MeaB, producing the protein MITDVKSLVDGVLSGEPRSLARAISVIENHMPGWEQCLEQMYLHSGRAEILGFTGAPGVGKSTLVNAVMEQLLNMGKKVAVLAIDPSSPFSGGALLGDRIRMSKSMLQKNAFIRSMSTRGAMGGIAASTWDVSYVLDAACYDVIIIETVGVGQVEVDVMRGVDVCVVVLVPGMGDSIQALKAGIIEIADVFVINKADRDGANALERELNMVLSLADSMPKVEIVKTCATSGQGVADLLRAKDEFRKAAASLGLKQKKRKDFARSVLFQQMSSLILAEIMAIDANDVQIEAGVERIVNERVAPLIVARDLVARYKALCGSSLYNLQKGFL
- a CDS encoding acyl-CoA dehydrogenase family protein, whose amino-acid sequence is MRIMGSIYQQEHKSLQESIRRFSEKHITPFVSSWEEAHGFPSALLEKLGEQGFLGILVEEGLGGCGGDYIMAGAWCEEFGKIPSVGLTTAVNMHSLVITPALAQHGSVEAKNIWLTKALKGQAIGAYAFTEPGAGSDLAMIRTKAVKDGDYFIINGAKTFITNGARANFVLLLTRTDANRGYGGFTTFVVDTSLAGFKVTKTLSKMGWHCSDTAELAFNDVKVHKSMIIGTLNDGWYIAMKSLEWERLMLALTALGGARACLEKTISYVNDRIVFGRPVASYDNTREKLAVFWSKLKSTEALCHRCLKLLNANKNCRKEVSLAKLFVCELAIDIADSCLQMHGGYGYTTEFIVERWLRDLRLLTIGGGTSEVMAMAAARAM